One stretch of Candidatus Kerfeldbacteria bacterium DNA includes these proteins:
- a CDS encoding divalent metal cation transporter, with product MFKFSRKAKRFLGIMGPGVITGAADDDPSGIATYSQTGAQFGYGQLWTVLLLLPFMTAIQEACARIGAVTGRGIAAVIKEQYSKKVLYGALFLVVLANTINIGADLGAMGAAAQLVLPVNFIVLTLAFTVLILVLEIFISYKTYAKILKWLVLSLLAYPLTLFIVQEPWGTLLKATFIPHIEPSFAFLFIITGVFGTTISPYMFFWEASEEVEEEKAKGLLKKDGPHPTRSFLRHLRIDNFVGMLSSQIAAWCIIVVAATVLNANGVTNIATAADAARALEPLVHTFPHAGFIAKLIFALGVLGLGFLAVPVLSASASYAVSEALGWKEGLNLKLKRAHGFYGVITIATLIGLAINFLGIDPMKALVFAAVFNGVAAVPLIFLIVKIARNGKIMGAHKSGALSSLFLWGTFIIMGAAAGAMFLTLGH from the coding sequence ATGTTCAAGTTCAGCAGGAAGGCTAAAAGATTTCTGGGCATAATGGGCCCCGGCGTCATTACCGGCGCCGCGGACGACGATCCCTCCGGGATCGCTACCTATTCCCAAACCGGAGCCCAGTTCGGGTATGGGCAACTATGGACCGTCTTACTGCTCTTGCCCTTCATGACCGCCATCCAGGAGGCGTGTGCCCGGATAGGCGCAGTGACGGGCAGGGGAATCGCCGCAGTCATCAAGGAGCAGTACAGCAAAAAGGTCCTTTACGGAGCGCTGTTCTTGGTGGTTCTGGCCAACACCATTAACATCGGGGCGGATCTGGGCGCCATGGGTGCCGCGGCGCAACTCGTACTGCCTGTGAATTTCATCGTTTTAACCTTGGCCTTTACGGTCCTGATCTTGGTTCTGGAAATATTCATTTCCTATAAAACCTACGCCAAAATTTTGAAGTGGCTGGTGCTTTCCCTGCTGGCCTACCCGCTGACCTTATTCATAGTCCAGGAACCCTGGGGAACCTTGCTTAAGGCGACATTTATTCCCCATATCGAGCCCAGTTTCGCCTTTCTTTTTATTATCACCGGCGTTTTTGGCACGACCATCTCGCCTTACATGTTTTTTTGGGAAGCATCCGAAGAGGTGGAAGAAGAAAAAGCCAAAGGCCTCCTAAAAAAAGACGGGCCGCACCCGACCAGATCTTTCCTGCGCCACCTGCGGATCGACAACTTTGTCGGGATGCTCTCCTCGCAGATCGCCGCCTGGTGCATTATCGTGGTTGCCGCGACCGTGTTGAATGCTAATGGCGTGACCAATATTGCCACTGCAGCCGATGCGGCTCGAGCGCTGGAGCCGCTGGTCCATACCTTTCCCCACGCGGGCTTTATAGCCAAGCTTATTTTTGCCCTGGGAGTCCTGGGCCTGGGATTCTTGGCGGTGCCGGTGCTGTCGGCTTCGGCATCTTATGCGGTTTCCGAAGCGCTGGGCTGGAAAGAGGGTTTGAACTTGAAATTAAAGCGGGCTCATGGATTTTATGGAGTAATTACCATTGCCACCCTGATCGGGCTCGCGATCAACTTCCTGGGGATTGATCCCATGAAGGCGCTGGTTTTTGCCGCCGTTTTTAACGGAGTGGCGGCGGTCCCCTTGATATTCCTGATCGTTAAGATCGCCCGGAATGGGAAAATAATGGGCGCGCACAAGAGCGGTGCGCTTTCCAGCCTGTTCCTCTGGGGCACCTTTATTATTATGGGAGCGGCGGCTGGGGCGATGTTCCTGACCCTGGGACATTAG